The Megalops cyprinoides isolate fMegCyp1 chromosome 10, fMegCyp1.pri, whole genome shotgun sequence genome window below encodes:
- the LOC118784074 gene encoding urokinase plasminogen activator surface receptor-like, which produces MELLISLLFVCALISKALPDGSPNGKQCFTCQGTDCTHTLKCVGSEDRCVKASMIVHGQTLTVKGCASQTVCAGCLNAQLGNTVVDMSCCEGDLCNNARRIGQSVLLLLVSVASIILFH; this is translated from the exons ATGGAACTGCTCATCTCACTCCTCTTTGTGTGCGCGCTGATCTCCAAAG CATTACCTGATGGATCTCCAAATGGGAAGCAGTGCTTTACCTGTCAAGGAACTGACTGCACACATACTTTGAAATGTGTGGGATCAGAAGATCGCTGCGTTAAGGCTTCAA TGATAGTTCATGGGCAGACACTGACAGTGAAGGGATGCGCATCCCAAACCGTGTGTGCCGGGTGCCTTAATGCTCAACTAGGAAACACTGTAGTGGACATGAGCTGCTGCGAAGGAGACCTGTGCAACAACGCCCGGCGCATCGGGCAGAGTGTCTTGCTCCTGCTGGTGTCTGTGGCCTCCATCATCCTCTTCCACTGA